A stretch of Henckelia pumila isolate YLH828 chromosome 4, ASM3356847v2, whole genome shotgun sequence DNA encodes these proteins:
- the LOC140863387 gene encoding NADH dehydrogenase [ubiquinone] iron-sulfur protein 7, mitochondrial — MATQLRLNAHRLLSHRSAVASIHTTLPSLAAQSSSAPTPYASVPPPSTSTPTGLPKAAEFVISKVDDLMNWARRGSIWPMTFGLACCAVEMMHTGAARYDLDRFGIIFRPSPRQSDCMIVAGTLTNKMAPALRKVYDQMPEPRWVISMGSCANGGGYYHYSYSVVRGCDRIVPVDIYVPGCPPTAEALLYGLLQLQKKINRRKDFLHWWTK, encoded by the exons ATGGCAACCCAGCTACGTCTAAACGCCCACCGCCTACTCTCCCACCGCTCCGCCGTCGCGTCAATCCATACAACCCTCCCTTCTCTTGCGGCCCAGTCCTCCTCCGCGCCAACGCCCTACGCATCTGTCCCCCCGCCGTCGACATCTACTCCGACTGGCCTCCCAAAGGCGGCAGAATTCGTGATATCCAAGGTAGATGATTTAATGAATTGGGCTCGTCGGGGATCTATATGGCCCATGACGTTTGGTTTGGCCTGCTGCGCCGTCGAGATGATGCACACAGGTGCCGCTCGCTATGATTTGGATCGATTTGGGATCATTTTTAGGCCCAGCCCTAGACAGtctgattgcatgattgttgCCGGAACTCTCACCAATAAGATGGCTCCCGCCCTTCGCAA AGTCTATGATCAAATGCCCGAGCCTAGGTGGGTCATATCCATGGGAAGCTGTGCGAATGGTGGTGGGTATTACCATTACTCGTATTCTGTTGTTCGAGGTTGTGATCGGATAGTCCCAGTCGACATCTATGTTCCCGGTTGTCCTCCCACTGCTGAGGCCCTTTTGTATGGACTTCTACAGCTGCAGAAGAAGATCAACAGGCGCAAGGATTTCCTTCACTGGTGGACCAAATAA